A region from the Alphaproteobacteria bacterium genome encodes:
- the uvrC gene encoding excinuclease ABC subunit UvrC, whose amino-acid sequence MTRDSGYSLTKGVAAIASYIPRLPTSPGVYRMLSHDGTVLYVGKAKNLPKRVVSYTSPERLTYRIQNMIAQTHSMEFVSTKTEGEALLLEANLIKNLQPRYNILLKDDKSFPYIMVTKHEYPQITRHRGKQSSNAFYYGPFASAGDVNRTILTLQRIFLIRPCSDTYFAARKRPCLEYQIKRCSAPCVEKISKDAYGESIKQAMMFLNGKSSEIQRDLAKQMEEASNQFDYEKAAIYRDRIKALTYVQARFDIQAKSIKDADIIGLYRGGSVVAIELFFFRGGQHYGNRTYFPTHAEDAGTEEVLEAFLGQFYQNHPAPSHIYLSHDFASRESFEEALSHLTGSVISITVPKRGDKYHLMETVIENAKQSLGRKMSEHKAQQAILAEVSKRFELPAIPKRIEVYDNSHIMGQYAVGAMIVAGEEGFIKDEYRKFKIRSTELNPGDDYAMLHEVLVRRFSRLKEEDPNRVLGKWPDLVMVDGGAGHLSTAYSVLATLEIDVPLVCIAKGPDRNAGREIFHMIHREPFGMDVHDKVLYYLQQLRDEAHRFGITSHRDMRSKGLTKSVLDNVPGIGPKRKRALLNHFGSIQGIAEALLEDLLKVKGIDHKAAQKIVDYFKH is encoded by the coding sequence ATGACACGCGATTCTGGTTATTCACTCACAAAAGGGGTAGCGGCTATTGCTTCGTATATCCCAAGACTTCCGACTTCGCCTGGGGTCTATCGAATGTTAAGCCACGACGGAACGGTGCTGTATGTGGGTAAGGCCAAAAATCTGCCTAAACGCGTTGTTAGCTATACGTCGCCAGAGCGATTGACGTATCGTATACAAAACATGATTGCCCAAACGCACAGTATGGAGTTTGTCTCCACCAAAACCGAAGGTGAAGCGTTATTGCTGGAAGCTAACCTTATTAAAAACCTGCAACCGCGATATAATATATTACTCAAAGACGATAAATCATTCCCCTATATCATGGTGACGAAACATGAATACCCGCAAATTACCCGCCATCGGGGGAAGCAAAGCAGCAATGCGTTTTACTATGGACCCTTTGCATCAGCTGGTGATGTTAATCGGACTATCCTGACATTGCAGAGAATCTTTTTGATACGTCCATGTTCAGATACCTATTTTGCGGCGCGTAAAAGGCCGTGCCTGGAATATCAGATTAAACGCTGCAGCGCACCGTGTGTGGAGAAAATTTCTAAAGATGCTTATGGCGAATCGATCAAGCAGGCCATGATGTTTTTAAATGGTAAGAGCAGTGAGATTCAACGTGACCTTGCTAAACAGATGGAAGAAGCAAGTAATCAGTTTGATTATGAAAAGGCAGCAATCTATCGTGATCGGATCAAAGCCTTAACCTATGTCCAGGCGCGATTTGATATTCAGGCTAAATCCATTAAAGATGCCGATATTATCGGCCTGTATCGCGGTGGGAGTGTGGTGGCTATTGAATTGTTTTTTTTCAGGGGTGGTCAGCATTATGGAAACCGCACTTATTTTCCAACCCATGCCGAAGATGCCGGTACAGAAGAAGTACTGGAGGCTTTTTTAGGGCAGTTCTATCAAAACCATCCAGCGCCTTCGCATATATACCTCAGCCATGATTTTGCTTCGCGTGAAAGTTTTGAAGAGGCTTTATCCCATTTAACGGGATCTGTAATATCGATCACGGTTCCTAAACGGGGAGACAAATATCATTTAATGGAAACAGTGATCGAAAATGCCAAACAATCGCTCGGCCGTAAAATGAGTGAGCACAAGGCGCAGCAGGCAATTCTGGCAGAAGTATCGAAACGTTTTGAATTACCTGCCATCCCTAAACGTATTGAAGTCTATGATAATAGCCATATCATGGGACAATATGCGGTGGGGGCCATGATTGTGGCGGGTGAAGAAGGATTTATTAAAGACGAATATCGTAAATTTAAAATCCGTTCCACCGAATTAAATCCTGGTGATGATTATGCTATGCTTCATGAAGTATTAGTGCGTCGCTTTAGCCGTTTGAAAGAGGAAGATCCTAACCGTGTTTTAGGCAAGTGGCCCGATTTAGTGATGGTCGATGGAGGTGCTGGGCATTTAAGTACAGCCTATTCGGTTTTGGCAACGCTAGAGATTGATGTGCCGCTGGTGTGTATTGCCAAAGGTCCGGATCGCAATGCCGGGAGAGAAATATTCCATATGATCCATCGGGAGCCTTTTGGTATGGATGTGCATGATAAGGTGCTGTATTACCTCCAGCAATTGCGCGACGAAGCCCATCGTTTCGGTATTACCTCCCATCGTGATATGCGCAGTAAAGGACTGACAAAATCGGTGCTGGATAATGTTCCAGGTATTGGCCCCAAACGTAAACGGGCTTTGTTAAATCATTTTGGTTCTATCCAGGGGATAGCAGAGGCGCTCCTTGAGGATTTATTAAAGGTAAAAGGAATCGATCATAAGGCGGCCCAGAAGATTGTGGATTATTTCAAGCATTAG
- a CDS encoding transposase domain-containing protein, translating to MIETAKLNGINPQKYLAAVLTKIQDHNSQKIHELLAWNLKLD from the coding sequence TTGATCGAAACAGCAAAACTTAACGGCATCAATCCACAAAAATACCTGGCAGCCGTCCTGACAAAAATCCAAGATCATAACTCACAAAAAATCCACGAGTTGCTAGCCTGGAACCTCAAACTGGATTAA
- a CDS encoding mitochondrial fission ELM1 family protein, with protein MSTPPLPHVWVLADPRVGTSSQAIGIAEALGWPFEIKKLTYSPLGVLPNIILGKSLFGIDKQLSDTLTPPYPNVIIGAGRRTAPVAKYIKSQSNDPCFLIHTMDPETSYSDFDCVFLPEHDGAATQDFVFPILGAPHRVTASKIQEAYQKWRLQFSQLPDPKIAVLVGGNSNGKTFTPDHATDLAMKATALATALDGSLLITTSRRTNSNAIDAMKANINCPYYMYDWRAPDLAENPYMGFLALATAIVVTGDSVSMVSEALATGKPLFIFAPDELVVPKFRQFHQQLYDRGYAKKLGSSLRLWQYQPPDVMNKITTIVHDSFIKKWQKLGATL; from the coding sequence ATGTCTACACCTCCCCTCCCCCATGTATGGGTACTCGCCGACCCCAGAGTTGGCACATCCTCACAAGCCATTGGCATCGCCGAAGCTTTGGGATGGCCGTTTGAAATTAAAAAGCTAACCTACAGCCCACTGGGCGTACTTCCCAATATAATCCTGGGCAAAAGCCTGTTTGGTATCGATAAACAACTAAGTGATACCCTTACCCCGCCTTACCCTAATGTGATTATTGGTGCAGGAAGGCGTACCGCACCCGTTGCCAAATATATTAAATCGCAATCCAACGATCCCTGTTTTTTAATTCACACCATGGATCCAGAAACGTCTTATAGCGATTTTGACTGTGTATTTCTGCCAGAACATGATGGCGCTGCCACTCAGGATTTCGTCTTTCCCATTTTAGGGGCACCTCACCGTGTGACCGCCTCTAAAATTCAAGAAGCTTATCAAAAATGGCGTCTGCAATTCTCTCAATTGCCCGATCCTAAAATCGCAGTGCTGGTAGGTGGTAATTCCAATGGCAAAACCTTTACCCCCGACCATGCTACTGACCTGGCCATGAAAGCCACCGCTTTAGCAACAGCCCTTGATGGCTCGTTACTGATTACCACCAGCCGCCGAACCAACAGCAACGCAATCGATGCGATGAAGGCCAATATTAATTGCCCCTATTACATGTATGACTGGCGCGCTCCCGACCTGGCTGAAAATCCCTATATGGGCTTTTTGGCTTTAGCTACCGCAATTGTGGTCACCGGCGATTCAGTATCAATGGTTTCAGAAGCCTTAGCCACTGGCAAACCCTTATTTATTTTTGCACCCGATGAGTTGGTGGTTCCAAAATTCAGGCAATTCCATCAGCAGCTTTATGATCGGGGTTATGCTAAAAAATTGGGATCATCATTACGTCTATGGCAATATCAGCCACCGGATGTGATGAATAAGATTACCACCATTGTTCACGATTCTTTTATCAAAAAATGGCAAAAATTAGGAGCCACATTATGA
- a CDS encoding DUF488 domain-containing protein, whose amino-acid sequence MKLIHRMKVLMSVIQELGGTITNERFHKLLFLYCTEFSENNAYYEFIPLANGPFSLQAEADKTILKNKYQLENLQDWVASPNIERHAISLDLFEKMAVQQLKNAWKDKSSEELNSYIKQTFSDYAASENASLPCDEISFFTIGYEGRSLEGYLNILRRNQVRLLCDVRKNAFSQKYGFSKEELKNALALISIQYTHIPDLGIASEKRQNLNNDHDYSQLFDEYDKQTLTKQHDKIELLLNLLEQHKRIAITCFEASVYHCHRSKVTSALKSMKGFIYPIRHL is encoded by the coding sequence ATGAAACTTATCCATCGAATGAAAGTTCTTATGTCCGTTATACAGGAATTAGGCGGCACTATAACCAACGAGCGTTTTCATAAATTATTATTTTTATATTGCACAGAGTTTAGTGAGAATAACGCTTATTATGAATTCATCCCACTAGCAAATGGACCTTTTTCTCTCCAGGCTGAAGCCGATAAAACTATTTTAAAAAATAAATATCAACTAGAAAATTTACAAGACTGGGTTGCATCACCCAATATAGAACGTCATGCTATTTCGCTTGATCTCTTTGAAAAAATGGCTGTTCAACAATTAAAGAATGCCTGGAAAGACAAAAGCTCTGAAGAGCTTAATTCCTATATTAAACAAACATTTTCTGACTACGCCGCCTCGGAAAATGCGTCTCTTCCCTGTGATGAAATAAGCTTCTTCACCATTGGTTATGAAGGACGCAGCCTTGAAGGGTACTTAAATATCCTACGTAGAAATCAGGTACGGCTCCTATGTGACGTACGGAAAAATGCCTTTAGTCAGAAATATGGCTTCTCCAAAGAGGAGCTAAAGAACGCACTAGCCCTGATTAGTATCCAATACACGCATATTCCAGACCTGGGAATTGCTTCTGAAAAACGCCAGAATTTAAATAATGACCATGATTATAGTCAGCTGTTTGACGAATATGATAAACAAACCCTTACAAAACAACATGATAAAATAGAGTTACTTTTAAATTTGCTTGAACAACACAAACGTATCGCCATCACGTGTTTTGAAGCAAGTGTGTATCACTGCCATCGCAGCAAAGTAACATCCGCATTAAAATCAATGAAAGGTTTTATTTATCCAATAAGGCATTTATGA
- a CDS encoding filamentous hemagglutinin N-terminal domain-containing protein, translating into MKKLGQELSIKLHHCLVLMVSVILALQPMLASIVYAQTVITPDTAAPLANQPTVAESLNHTPVENIATPSAAGVSHNQLTDLQVGNEGLIVNNSASKGISTLGSVVIGNSNLSTGHEANIILNEVTGTNTTSLNGPTEIFGKQAEYIVANPNGISCNGSRP; encoded by the coding sequence ATGAAAAAATTGGGTCAAGAATTGTCAATAAAGTTACATCACTGCCTTGTGTTAATGGTGTCTGTAATACTGGCACTACAACCTATGTTAGCGTCCATCGTCTACGCACAGACTGTGATTACACCGGACACAGCCGCTCCTTTAGCCAATCAACCCACTGTTGCTGAATCGCTTAATCATACACCGGTAGAAAATATTGCTACACCATCTGCTGCAGGTGTTTCCCATAACCAACTAACCGATCTACAAGTTGGCAATGAAGGCTTGATTGTGAATAATTCTGCGTCAAAGGGAATCTCAACCCTTGGCAGTGTTGTTATTGGCAATTCTAATCTTAGCACAGGCCATGAGGCGAATATTATCCTCAATGAAGTCACCGGCACCAATACCACCAGTTTAAACGGCCCCACAGAAATCTTCGGCAAGCAGGCGGAGTATATTGTTGCTAACCCCAACGGCATCAGCTGCAATGGTAGCAGGCCATGA
- a CDS encoding DUF4926 domain-containing protein yields MNNYSLLDVVVLAKDMPGTELKAGMRGTIVHIYSKPTLAYEVEFCDNKGKTIAALALQPEQLLPFNS; encoded by the coding sequence ATGAATAATTATTCCCTTCTAGATGTTGTTGTATTGGCAAAAGATATGCCTGGTACAGAACTTAAAGCTGGAATGAGAGGAACTATTGTTCATATTTATTCGAAGCCTACACTAGCATACGAAGTCGAGTTTTGTGATAATAAGGGTAAAACTATCGCAGCACTTGCCCTGCAACCAGAACAATTATTACCGTTCAACTCTTAG
- a CDS encoding hemagglutinin repeat-containing protein, whose amino-acid sequence MLLTPTASAAMVAGHDITMDAHDDINILSSQLQAGHDVILNSDNNINLLALDADNSYAESHKMTSIGVTVAIQEGFTGLIDSVKGLGDKGSGSYAGIQTAADAFKGASQFASMYKASKGFTDPSQLLPSISLSLGISSSSSKYETSGSNFTQTQITAGHDFISHSGKDTTVKGANILAQNVNMDVDGDLNVESVQNTQETSKSEHSGGMSVGISYGVNGLSPTFGANAYSGSGDGHRKWTDNVTSIISTNSVDIDVTGKTTLTGAMIAQATPQEDGTYTDGGNLTLNTGSLEVSDLTDEDIWHYDGAGIAVGFGGPPGQPVFGSGSNLSSSYTPSLKIEDDTKIGVTHATIGAGIITIAGQAATDDQLNGVNRDVNKVQEILVDEHDHLDIEIPLSGLKSISEMISDIASKIGAASSQGVTLGALASLDQKLAQQGVSAEERNALLSTPEGQHLANVEYGMEVLKAIYGNDIPIEFIQAINAGILPVQTEAGLRWFPADQIANHDPNLLGGVGPTIKVSSSSLPALTSEQIISEYYATPQASDGLLAAGQLATSVLNDINYLQEHCNCLGAINAAVVIGIPTVMGAIAGGPIGAAIGLLEGGSSLTIQTIIMDSPVGKSVNDVITSAIKSSAEYYVSQGLSPEDAYSLGTISVLSTVMAAPAALGITTKAVLEVAGTNLVKTSVISEIEGTVGKGVNGLAKDVLVNADNAVIDKNKITGYALNPEHPVGGNKATVFESALGYNQSNADNLILQVKEGVKNYPATLGNADEFGQRFTVDMPITGPNGKTATVRTGWIYDTGSNIPRLTTIFVK is encoded by the coding sequence TTGTTGCTAACCCCAACGGCATCAGCTGCAATGGTAGCAGGCCATGACATTACGATGGATGCCCATGATGATATTAACATCCTTTCCAGCCAATTACAGGCCGGGCATGATGTGATCCTCAACAGCGATAATAACATTAACCTGTTGGCACTGGATGCTGATAACAGCTACGCCGAATCGCATAAGATGACTAGCATCGGCGTAACCGTTGCTATTCAGGAAGGATTTACCGGCTTGATTGATTCTGTAAAAGGGCTAGGTGATAAAGGTTCCGGCAGCTATGCAGGAATCCAAACGGCAGCAGATGCGTTTAAGGGAGCTTCGCAATTTGCATCGATGTATAAAGCCAGCAAAGGCTTTACGGACCCATCACAATTACTGCCTAGCATTTCTCTCAGCCTTGGAATATCCAGCAGCTCCTCTAAATATGAAACCAGCGGCAGCAATTTTACGCAGACGCAAATTACCGCCGGACATGATTTTATTAGCCATAGCGGTAAGGACACGACTGTAAAGGGAGCGAATATTCTGGCACAGAATGTGAATATGGATGTAGACGGCGACCTCAACGTAGAATCAGTACAAAACACCCAGGAAACCAGTAAAAGCGAACATAGCGGCGGCATGAGTGTGGGTATTAGTTATGGTGTTAATGGCTTATCACCAACATTTGGCGCAAATGCCTATAGCGGCAGTGGTGATGGGCACAGGAAGTGGACGGATAACGTCACATCGATTATCAGCACTAACTCAGTTGATATTGATGTCACCGGCAAAACAACCCTAACAGGTGCTATGATCGCACAAGCAACTCCACAAGAAGATGGCACCTACACAGACGGCGGCAACCTCACCTTAAACACCGGTTCACTGGAAGTAAGCGATTTAACCGATGAAGATATCTGGCATTATGACGGCGCTGGAATAGCCGTTGGCTTTGGCGGGCCTCCAGGACAACCGGTCTTTGGATCAGGTTCTAACTTATCCTCATCCTATACCCCGTCCCTAAAGATAGAAGATGACACCAAAATCGGCGTTACCCACGCCACCATCGGCGCAGGAATCATCACCATAGCAGGCCAGGCGGCAACCGATGACCAACTGAATGGCGTTAACCGCGATGTAAACAAGGTTCAGGAAATCCTGGTCGATGAGCATGATCATCTGGATATAGAAATCCCGCTGAGTGGGTTGAAGAGCATATCTGAAATGATATCGGATATTGCCAGCAAGATTGGAGCAGCTTCTTCGCAAGGCGTCACATTGGGCGCACTTGCCTCATTGGATCAAAAGCTAGCTCAACAGGGAGTATCCGCAGAAGAACGCAATGCCTTATTATCAACCCCGGAAGGTCAGCATTTAGCCAATGTGGAATATGGGATGGAAGTTTTAAAAGCTATTTATGGCAATGATATCCCCATAGAATTTATCCAAGCTATTAATGCTGGCATATTGCCAGTGCAGACGGAAGCTGGCTTACGCTGGTTCCCTGCTGATCAAATTGCAAACCACGACCCTAACTTGCTTGGTGGTGTAGGGCCGACGATTAAAGTAAGCAGCAGTTCGCTACCGGCTTTAACATCGGAACAGATTATATCGGAATATTATGCAACTCCTCAGGCGAGTGATGGCTTACTTGCTGCTGGGCAGTTAGCCACAAGCGTCTTGAATGATATCAATTACCTGCAAGAACACTGTAATTGTTTGGGAGCGATTAATGCTGCTGTGGTCATAGGTATCCCTACGGTGATGGGAGCAATAGCCGGTGGTCCTATTGGTGCAGCTATTGGACTGCTGGAAGGAGGCTCAAGCCTGACCATCCAAACCATCATCATGGATTCTCCAGTAGGAAAATCCGTCAATGATGTCATTACTTCAGCGATCAAATCATCCGCAGAATATTATGTAAGTCAGGGATTATCACCCGAGGATGCGTATTCGTTGGGAACGATATCTGTACTGAGTACTGTTATGGCCGCGCCAGCGGCTTTGGGGATAACCACTAAGGCAGTTTTGGAAGTGGCAGGTACAAATTTAGTCAAAACTTCGGTTATAAGCGAGATTGAAGGCACAGTTGGCAAAGGAGTGAATGGCTTAGCAAAAGATGTATTGGTAAACGCAGACAATGCGGTAATTGATAAAAATAAAATAACTGGTTATGCGTTAAACCCTGAACATCCGGTAGGCGGGAATAAAGCTACTGTTTTTGAATCGGCATTGGGATATAATCAATCAAACGCCGACAATCTTATCTTACAAGTAAAAGAAGGTGTTAAAAATTATCCTGCTACTTTAGGAAATGCCGATGAATTTGGACAACGCTTTACCGTAGATATGCCGATTACGGGCCCGAATGGAAAGACGGCTACCGTTAGAACTGGATGGATTTATGACACAGGTTCTAATATTCCACGATTAACCACTATTTTCGTAAAATAA
- a CDS encoding AAA family ATPase: protein MAGRSKIEQDDPSLIPHPRLSSTLYGHRAVMAAFERAMNSGQIPHAWLLVGPEGIGKATVAYHVARKLLTASSTGLFAPSEQDIAAKIAQSSHPDLLVLETSDDKTTIPVDEVRDILHLMRHTPYESYRRIVIIDPIEALNPNAANALLKILEEPPSHAIFFLISHHPNALLPTIRSRCLMVHMHPPSRQDTLSIMRSIQADIPAHETEAYLSLANDAAGYAIQLAKVKGLTIYKECLHYLLSLKTEAVSWSQPLLAFMDVTSLPFILDTAFSRAIKYASHIPFGDYLINEEEALLANITGKLSIEMLLNVRNTALEQLALSDKVHLDKPSIIRSLCSYAE from the coding sequence ATGGCTGGCCGCTCAAAAATTGAACAGGATGATCCCTCTCTAATTCCACATCCAAGGCTTTCTTCTACGCTCTATGGTCATCGTGCCGTAATGGCTGCATTTGAAAGAGCCATGAATTCTGGACAGATTCCCCATGCTTGGCTGCTTGTAGGTCCCGAAGGAATTGGTAAAGCGACGGTTGCCTATCATGTAGCCCGCAAATTATTAACCGCATCCAGTACCGGATTATTTGCCCCATCCGAACAAGACATTGCCGCCAAGATAGCGCAATCTTCACACCCTGATCTCTTGGTGCTGGAAACCAGTGACGATAAAACCACTATTCCGGTTGATGAAGTAAGGGATATATTACATCTCATGCGCCATACGCCTTATGAATCCTACCGGCGTATCGTGATTATTGATCCAATTGAAGCACTTAATCCGAATGCAGCGAATGCACTGCTCAAAATTTTGGAAGAACCCCCTTCCCATGCCATATTCTTTTTGATTTCCCACCATCCGAATGCGCTGTTACCCACCATTCGTTCGCGTTGCCTGATGGTGCATATGCACCCTCCCAGCCGTCAAGACACGCTATCGATTATGCGCAGTATTCAGGCCGATATCCCCGCTCATGAAACCGAGGCCTATTTAAGTTTGGCCAATGATGCCGCTGGCTACGCTATCCAATTGGCCAAAGTTAAAGGCTTAACTATTTACAAGGAATGCCTGCATTACCTGTTATCCCTTAAAACAGAAGCCGTAAGTTGGAGCCAACCTTTACTGGCATTTATGGATGTAACGTCCTTACCTTTTATTCTTGATACCGCCTTTAGTCGTGCAATAAAATATGCCAGCCACATTCCTTTTGGCGATTATTTGATAAACGAGGAAGAAGCTCTGCTTGCCAATATCACAGGTAAGCTTTCCATTGAAATGCTGCTCAACGTGAGGAACACAGCATTAGAACAATTAGCGTTAAGTGATAAAGTGCATTTGGATAAACCGTCCATTATACGGTCACTGTGCAGCTATGCCGAATAA
- a CDS encoding glutamate-5-semialdehyde dehydrogenase, which yields MIAGTVTLQEQMQAIGNRAKAVALELAGTPDSLKNKALSNAASALRQNVEIILAANHQDVDAAKQKGLSGAMIDRLVLNAKRIEAMAEGLEAIAALPDPVGRELAAWDRPNGLHISRVSVPLGVIGIIYESRPNVTADAGALCLKSGNTAILRGGSESFHSSQAIVACLHYGLDEAGISKDAIQLVPTQDRDAVGIMLKMVDFIDVIIPRGGKGLTQRIIEESRVPTLQHLDGNCHTYIHHDADETMALNVLVNAKMRRTGVCGATESLVIDKVVAAQLIPKIVSALTEKGCELRGDEVSCAIDSSIKPATEQDWDTEYLDSILSIKCVDDYRQAVDFINQHSSHHTEAVITENQQVADYFLNGVDSAIVMQNASTQFADGGEFGMGAEIGIATGRLHARGPVGVEQLTTFKYVVKGKGQIRPV from the coding sequence ATGATAGCCGGTACTGTAACTCTCCAGGAACAAATGCAAGCTATTGGTAATCGGGCTAAAGCCGTTGCACTGGAGCTTGCCGGAACCCCAGATTCACTTAAAAATAAAGCACTGAGCAACGCAGCATCAGCCCTGCGCCAGAATGTAGAGATTATTCTTGCTGCTAATCATCAGGATGTAGACGCTGCCAAGCAAAAGGGATTGTCGGGAGCCATGATCGACAGGCTGGTCTTGAATGCAAAACGTATCGAGGCTATGGCCGAAGGATTGGAGGCCATTGCAGCCCTTCCTGATCCTGTCGGTCGCGAACTGGCGGCCTGGGATCGCCCAAATGGGTTACATATTAGCCGAGTATCCGTGCCCTTAGGCGTGATAGGAATTATTTATGAATCAAGGCCTAATGTCACAGCGGACGCCGGCGCCTTATGCCTTAAGTCGGGTAATACGGCTATTTTACGCGGCGGCTCAGAAAGTTTCCATTCGTCGCAAGCGATCGTTGCTTGCCTGCATTACGGGTTAGATGAGGCGGGTATCTCTAAAGATGCTATCCAGTTAGTCCCTACGCAGGATCGTGATGCGGTGGGTATCATGTTGAAAATGGTCGACTTTATTGATGTGATCATTCCGCGTGGTGGAAAAGGTTTAACTCAGCGAATTATCGAAGAAAGCCGTGTGCCAACATTGCAGCACCTTGATGGTAATTGCCATACGTATATTCATCACGATGCGGATGAAACAATGGCATTGAACGTATTGGTAAATGCAAAAATGCGCCGTACGGGCGTGTGTGGAGCTACAGAATCGTTGGTTATTGATAAAGTGGTTGCAGCTCAATTGATTCCTAAAATCGTAAGCGCCCTTACAGAGAAAGGGTGTGAGTTGCGCGGCGATGAAGTGTCCTGTGCCATTGATTCATCCATTAAACCAGCTACCGAACAGGATTGGGATACAGAATATCTCGATAGTATATTATCCATCAAATGTGTAGATGATTATCGGCAGGCGGTTGATTTTATCAATCAGCACAGTTCTCATCACACGGAAGCTGTGATTACTGAGAACCAGCAGGTTGCGGATTATTTCTTGAACGGGGTAGACAGCGCTATTGTGATGCAAAATGCCTCAACCCAGTTTGCCGATGGTGGTGAATTTGGCATGGGGGCAGAAATTGGTATTGCCACGGGCAGGCTACATGCAAGGGGTCCTGTTGGGGTTGAGCAGCTCACCACCTTTAAATATGTTGTGAAAGGTAAGGGGCAGATCAGGCCGGTGTAA